One window from the genome of Hydra vulgaris chromosome 02, alternate assembly HydraT2T_AEP encodes:
- the LOC136076349 gene encoding uncharacterized protein LOC136076349, whose product MESEQQNDVKPFKIRTELQNSNEDSFWDKNGNIAFYGVQGEVDKEIPKKPKYILHLLDKEAESYKMANKGYRPTLFKNNEERFMSNILNPKTVNGGLSDVTENFLRNSYIPIRSVCKPKC is encoded by the exons ATGGAATCAGAGCAACAAAATGAtgttaaaccttttaaaataagaacagAATTGCAAAATAGCAATGAAGATAGCTTTTGGGATAAAAATGGAAACATTGCGTTTTATGGAGTACAAG gAGAAGTGGATAAAGAGATACCCAAAAAACCAAAGTATATTCTTCATCTTCTGGACAAAGAAGCGGAGAGCTACAAAATGGCAAACAAAGGATATAGAcctactttgtttaaaaataacgAAGAGAGGTTtatgtcaaatattttaaatcccAAAACAGTAAATGGAGGACTCAGCGATGTGACTGAAAACTTTCTTAGAAATAGTTATATCCCAATCAGATCAGTTTGCAAACCCAagtgttga
- the LOC136075754 gene encoding uncharacterized protein LOC136075754: MKLRLGLLSNDLVDRFSVSLGTVSKIFKSWIRGMSQYLKSFVYFPDEEKVRLNHSDCFKNNQSLLGIFDCSEIFIETPKDLKLQSATWSEYKHHNTMKFLVSVTSSSFINFVSEAYTGRISDKAITLDYNYLTKFPPYSSIMADKGFNIASECAACKITFISLPGKRRASQMTPEEVVKTSNIAKLRILIEQIIRRMKTFRINGQEFPISLLDNLNDIIVICAALSNFKCLITK, from the coding sequence ATGAAATTACGTCTCGGACTCTTAAGCAATGACCTAGTTGATAGATTTAGTGTTTCTCTTGGCactgtttcaaaaatatttaaatcgtGGATTAGAGGCATGTCAcagtatttaaaatcatttgtttaCTTTCCAGATGAAGAAAAAGTTCGCTTGAATCATtctgattgttttaaaaataatcaaagtcTGTTAGGAATATTTGACTgctctgaaatttttattgaaacaccAAAAGATTTGAAACTGCAATCTGCAACATGGTCTGAGTACAAGCACCACAATACAATGAAGTTCCTTGTATCAGTTACATCCAGCTctttcataaattttgtttcGGAAGCATATACTGGAAGAATATCAGATAAAGCAATAACATTGGATTATAACTATCTTACAAAATTCCCTCCTTATTCTTCAATCATGGCTGATAAAGGTTTTAATATTGCTAGTGAGTGTGCTGCTTGTAAGATTACCTTTATTTCCCTACCTGGAAAACGAAGAGCTTCTCAAATGACACCTGAAGAAGTTGTAAAAACGAGTAATATTGCTAAACTCAGAATTCTCATTGAACAGATAATTAGAAGAATGAAAACTTTTCGAATAAATGGACAAGAATTTCCTATATCACTTCTTGATAATCTTAATGACATTATAGTGATTTGTGCAGCTCTTtccaattttaaatgtttaattacgAAATAA
- the LOC136076664 gene encoding uncharacterized protein LOC136076664, with product MLFHTCGILIHHYAILKIFLCSGLALCGGLRNSLFQDFTSETGIRELCVLALIGKLLSGPWMTKFYIAPGTGLDYISGIQVVKDVRNTLIESSKNPLSLLKRKTDFFGNDIEDVVFDSIISFCPVTDEMSKALADCLNAVISVIDRQYKRQFEMSSNDHLKDQTKSARLHNIDSEELMGMFSAAKHKVPNATLCFLSSKLRACKNKTTALLCKKPNDIQNKLILWAISNARKKRFTNMQCHNDLKLELIKRIADKIQKKENKERRNVEKILKNCMPDQVKEMFPDLENNEASDIEEILIGASIGRSICHMWFDNATNTQDVYYGRIVGIKKKKSDVYIVSYWKPKENEDDDGVEYDVSKYQLSADIISGDMVIT from the exons ATGCTTTTTCACACATGCGGTATTTTGATCCATCATTATGCCATATTGAAGATATTTCTGTGTTCTGGCTTGGCGTTATGCGGAGGTCTGCGAAATAGTTTATTTCAAGACTTTACATCTGAAACAg GTATCCGTGAGTTGTGTGTTTTAGCTTTAATTGGAAAGCTACTTTCTGGTCCTTGgatgacaaaattttatattgcacCAGGTACGGGACTTGACTACATATCTGGCATTCAGGTAGTAAAAGATGTTCGGAACACTCTTATTGAGAGCAGCAAGAATCCTTTATCTCTACTTAAACGAAAAACTGATTTCTTTGGTAATGATATTGAAGATGTAGTTTTTGATTCAATAATCAGCTTTTGCCCAGTAACTGATGAAATGAGTAAAGCATTAGCTGACTGCCTTAATGCAGTTATTAGCGTCATTGACAGGCAGTATAAGCGGCAATTTGAAATGAGTTCTAATGATCACCTTAAAGACCAGACTAAGTCAGCTAGGCTTCACAACATTGATTCAGAAGAACTTATGGGTATGTTTAGCGCTGCAAAGCACAAAGTTCCAAATGccactctttgttttctttcttcaaaacttcgtgcttgcaaaaataaaacaactgctCTGCTATGCAAAAAGCCAAATGATATTCAAAACAAGTTGATATTATGGGCTATCTCTAATGCCAGAAAAAAGCGGTTTACAAATATGCAATGTCATAATGACCTGAAGTTAGAATTGATAAAACGAATAGCAgataaaattcagaaaaaagaaaacaaagaacgcagaaatgtagaaaaaatattaaaaaattgcatgcCTGATCAGGTAAAAGAAATGTTTCCTGACCTAGAAAATAATGAGGCCTCAGATATTGAAGAAATTCTTATTGGAGCTTCTATTGGAAGAAGTATTTGCCACATGTGGTTCGATAATGCCACTAACACCCAGGATGTATATTACGGCAGAATTGTTggcattaaaaagaaaaaaagtgatgtatatatagtttcttattGGAAACCAAAAGagaatgaagatgatgatggtGTTGAGTATGATGTGAGCAAATATCAACTTTCTGCAGACATAATAAGTGGTGATATGGTGATAACATAA